The region CCAtcaatacacaaataaaaagagtaACAAAGACCACTAGTACCCAAATAAAAAGTTTAACATTGATGCCATAAATTTCAAACACGAACTTTACAAGTTGCCCTATTATGGCCTAGACCTCCACAAGTGCTGCACTTGCGTGGAACAACCAATTTATCTCCATTGGAAGGATGGCGTTTCGTCTTAGgcctaccttgtttcttctttggactACCAACCGGGTTTTTCTGCGCAGGTGTTCTCACTGTTATTGTCATAATGTCATGTGGAACAATCCACTCTTCCTCGTTGCCAGTAGGATATATAGATTCTGTGTAAGAGGACATCCATGTCTCAATTTTATAGTAATCTGAACACAGCGAATAAAAGTTCACCCCTCGCTTAAGGGATCCAGATAGTGCATGAGCACATGAGATACCAATAATCTGAAACACGCTGCATGTGCATGTCTTATTCAAGAGGTCGACTTCACCATTCAGCTCACCATCTAACACATGGAACTCATGCCTCCCTATTGCATAAGGAATCAAGAATCGAGCTTTCTCAGCCATATCCACCAAATTTTTCTCATAGGTCGGTGCAAGAGTTGTAGTTGTCTTCTCGCTAGTTTCTCTCCTATCACAGAACCAGGACTGTAGTGTGAGGCGAATAAATTCGACGAATGTAGTTATCGGAAAGCTCCTAGCATCCCGGGTcttattgttgaaactttcagcgtaattgcttgtcattatattatacCTAGAATCCAAGAAAACTAAAATTTAATAGTAACATACATTTAGaagatttcataaattaaaatacaattGACAGTGACATACCTATttccaggaaagtaagcacgggaccacttatcaaaacccatgccttctaggtattgagcaatggctgggtcttttgatttgattttttcaaatttagcGTGGAACTTGAATTTCCTGAAAGCATATGCCGCATTATACATCAACACAtgacatgtagagtccaagaactttacttagctaattatttagtagtattatagtatgtatagtattatctttgtcattgtggatttttggttcagaccgggaattatttggacactcatagtagtacttataggttttctaagtttaacctatagtttaataatattaagtttaacctaaggtttgattatatgactgatattaaggataatatttgttatactataaagGTTTaaatgaggaccaataggattttaagcacatgttatgaatggatgattaagaattaattattttgatgattaaatttaataaggagtaaagtttgaatgctatagggtcagtcagcagctttgaatacgttgagggcttagtcaaggctgtttactccattcaaacttagctaaaaatgtgtaatttcgtgtttaaataatcagcgaatgccgatatatcgcagctatagggggtgatatatcgcagcacgtagatacggaaaacacgagacgatgcacggtcgcctcgggcatactggcccaggcgatatatcgcctacaaggggagatatatcgcctccttcagcataattcaaatgtttttgaattctttttcctttcagccattcaacttcttcataagtcaaacatcttttgaacgagtcttcagcctctgctgaacgattattcaaattattttcacctaaaaagctattatttttattcaagtaaaattaagattccttcattcccaaactctataaataggacctagtacccagccattattcaccttttgctctaagttcagaagttgcaagtgctaggagagtgtgagagttaaacacttgggtgggaaaatcataagcttaatcatcttaagcttatcaaacactttgggaagtaagatttcatagtatttcggttcgagggttagattgatctacatgtcctcaaggtattcaacacactctagttcattggttttatgttatgtttcccttctcttagtcttctactcagtcttctaacctcattcttattttggttagggaatctaagttcttgagcacataagttttggtaagtgtgactttcaatggtttagtctttccattcctttaatttcatctctttttcttcattagactcaccctgttatatatggttttaggagtgttccaaaaagtcccaacgctgtcctcttatcccggtaactttggtaaggaaaatagggtagaatcaatatgttatatgcttatgttatcttatgttttatgttattaaatgtattatgatatgtatgtatgtatataggcttgggcatatgacccatatgactagcaagaccccaaaagattatgggcatatgacctacttagctagtaggaccccactaatttaatgggcatatgacttgtttagtctatgggaccccaagtaactgtaatgccccaaatttcctaataaggtttaggaccttgattaggaggccgggagggccataattgatttaatatgatatataatgattatatgcatgtttacgtgaattatattattatatgatggtgaatgcatgcatatgggtgtatttattattataagggcattttggtaatttggcctgttgagggcatatttgtaaattgggtgcatattgtaatttgtgaatgagatttaattattatggagatatattcgagctatttgacatgagacggtcatatataatggattagcggttttgtcataacggggtcaattttggggtaatagaaatgtttatttggtgatagattgggaatatttgagatcagggtgaaattctggaagttttgactatagtgtccccgggggtgttttcgggaccccgagcactaggttttatttaaggttacttaagcttgaagtagcttgacagataagaacgtacgttagaaacttctcgttctctctcaaaacagtccgttttaccgtttgagcctttttgaggaaatcttgagttctgggagtcggaatcaagcgagggtcgaggcatagagatcctaggaaagattagaagcttcttaaccgaaggatttgacgagaaacaacccaatcaaaggtaatctaagtttgaagttttaagtttttaaagtttctaagcttagaattggactttgttaattgttgagtttttggtcggtttgagctttgggttttgagggttttggagtattgggaagcttgggaactttgatttgatgattggggaatgtttgggtatgtttttggaggatttggagtgcttgaaacacgtttgggaatggcccagggttgggggccgcggccttgttcttgtgcgccgcggccctagttcgaagaagcaggtgtctgGAAGTgacccttgctgggcgccgcggcccttgatggagggcgccgcggccctagcctcagagaaccctgggggccgcaacccaaggtgctagggctgcagcccttgccctgttttcaccccgtttgctcgttttgaccccgggaacttagttatgggcctcgggagtgtccctactacttggattagtttggattgatctcttgggggctagatattggtgtggaacctttgattatcatgttattgatggtgttccatatttggttatgattaggtgaccgctaagggcttaaaggttgatcgttctcaagggtcgttcttagattgattctagctcgaatctgaggtaagaaaactgcaccctgtgtatatgagacatgcatggttattattgatgcaggtcggttgattattatgtatgagacatgcatggttattattgatgcatgtcggttggttattatgtatgagacatgcatggttattattgatgcatgtcggttgattgttatgtatgacatgtgtggttattatgatgcatgttggttgattaatgagtatgacatgcgtggttattattgaagcatgttggttgattactatgtatgacatgcatggctattcttgatgcatgctggttgactattaaacgtgacatgcatggctgttattggtgcatgttagattgctagatttattgcatatgatgcatgagaaacatgtgattgggacatgccttatatactgagtatgatatcgttcagagcttgagtctctgtgttgatGCATGGCTCTAAtagtactaatacctgtttagtaagcatgctaaatacctcgtttatggatatggaatatgtgatatgtgattggtggcatgtcttactagtgaaagacactgactagtcagggaccgactctaaagtcgagaatcacgcattgaatggctctatggcattaatgctagaccgaccctaaagtcgaagaacttataagcgcttgcctggtctacgaccagatgactatagccaaggtatatgaccccggtgaccgtttgtcacatggctaagggacgttgtccatagttttgactctagagtcgtgaggaaggttatgttggtgactaatcaccttgcacctgtcctaatcaaacttaagaaagaatcacttatcggttaagccctggtgaccctatcgtcacatggctagaaggagcgatgctcattattgtgacttttggctattgtcacctatttgcttggactgataatcctgaatggttattacgatcgttgttgatattatatcatgctttattgggttttcttgctgggcttcggctcacgggtgctacgtggtgcaggtaaaggcaagaggaagctggaccatccttgagttggaaagcttaggtgatgacgtgtacatatgcagctgctcgaccaccacggccgaggtttaaagtggaactagggttgaaccctgttttgccgcttagaacgacctgttgtaaatgttttctgtaatagactctgaaactttatttttgggatcccaatgtatatattaaacgttttagtgaaacgttacatcctaaccaaatttttaatccctaaaccgctaatcatacttagtttcacgattttggccaaatgactcgattagcgagtttagcactatttacaaggcacaccgtaacggtccctggagtttggggcgttacagtaacaatggccattatagtatgtgtatgttataagtattatgttaagtctttatgtttcttatgaaattatgtttatgactatgtgttagattttccttgctgggcattaggctcattcctttttgttttatgtgcaggaaaatagctttagaggagatcaggttcgtggatgcttgggattgtgtatcgatggtgaatggagtcaaggagccgagcgttattcgattcgaggatgtagttttgttttatgtctttttacatgtattttccgcactatttatgtaatgtctttttactttaagttatgttttgttttaaagacaatgggtacccatatcctacttattttatgaaagtaacttttgtttctacaagtttctaataaatttatggtattttcgcaaatgtaagttttattaaggtttgtatgtatagtttcattaatggtccaaaagtctagagtagtgggttaTTACATGACAATGAtcagtcttgaatttagcaaccacattcatactaatgtggtggtagcaagcACCGTGATAGGCATCGGGGAAAATAGTTTCCAAGGCATGTGTAATACTTGCATGCCTGTCAAATACAAACGCCAGGTCCTCGACTTCCCCAATCGCTTCCTTTAGCTttgacatgaaatacttccaagaatcatGATTCTCACTATCCACAATACCAAATGAAACTGGATttagatggttatttgcatcTAGCGCTACTGAACATAACATCTGCCCACCGTATTTTGTCTTTAAAAAGGTACCGTCCACACATAACACAAGACGACATGTACGAAACCCTCTTCTACTAACTCCGAGTGAGAAAAAGCAATATTTGAATCGATCTTCCTCAGTGACAAAATCTGTCAACGTCCCGGGATTTTTCTGTTGAAGCATGAACAGGTACGATGGTAACTTCTGGTAGGATGTTTccagtgtccctctgacataagaaagagccttctctcggcatctccaagcttttccatatgacaactcaatgccataatcattcttaatgtcctctcttatgttgtttgccatgtacgcattcgatctagtctgatattttttctttatgcaaTGACCAATAACCCAAGGTGCAACTTGGCGATGGCCTTTATGTGGAGGTCAAGTGAGCAAGTGTATTTGTTGGTGAAATGAGTTATCTCGAACATATCAGATTTAGGAATTCTCTTCCCCCTCaatctccacccacaatcaggatccttgcaagtgatataccaaacttcagtacctgacttcttcaccacaaactcgaaGTTCTGCTTCATTGCATACAAGTGTGCCTTCGTCTTCAACTCTAACTTGTTCTAAAAAACTTTCCCAACTTCTATTACTCCACAACTCACCCCAGATAACGTGGGGATAACATAAGAGGGGCATGGGATATCTTCAGCAGTATAcgctggagaactccatctatttcCATCATCTTGTGTAGTTGGACGACTGCTCTCTGATCCAGCAGTCCTCCGTCCTTGGCTTTCTTGATGACTTGGCAATGGTCGTACATTTAAATTATCTACTTGAACCACATGTAGCATCGAAAACTGATCCTCTGAGTTATCATCAGAACTATTGCACCCCTCaactctttcatcatcatcaccaaaaagggcaactggatcgtcattgacataaggcTCATACTCATACCCATCATCATGTGGGAGATTTGTTGGGGGAAAAAAAGGTTTCATTATGACTAGGACCTCCCATGCATACACTTGGCCCATGAGCTATTTGTGGAATAGCCGTGCATGATTGATTATGATTTTCCATATTAACActcgctctaggagatggatcaataAGAGCAATGTTCTTTGCAATCGAACTAACACATAAAGGAACCCGATGTTTTAAGGACTTTGAATTTTCAAGAATAAGAGCACTAACTCCTTCATCATCTGTGATTTCAATGGGATCTACGCTAAAATCATTGCATGTAAACGGCACTTCCAACTTTAAGTCAAACAATGAGCTATCCACtttcaactttgaatacaacttctccaataattctatgtaaccaacatcaatcggtacatgtattatagtgttcgaaccagctttgaaattccatttttctcctttctgttcccaaacaccgttgtaagaaacatTTATATTAACTCTGGAACCTGCAAATTTACAAAAATCTGTATCGATGGTAAATTAATGATGTATCGATGCCTATGAAAATCTGTATTGTAGTTCaaaatcgatgccacatcgatgacatttcgatgcaccatcgatgctgatggttgccaTTTCGATGCGATACCatttcgatgccacatcgatgccttATTGACACTGaaccaaataaacatatatggcatcgattcaacatcgataCACCATCGATACCAACATCAAAATTAGATATTTGCCTCagtatcgaaatggcatcgatggtgtatcgaaatgtcatcgatgccatatatgtatATTTGGTTTAGCGTCGATGCCACATCGACGCTGaaccaaataaacatatatggcatcgatggaatttcgatacaccatcgatattacatcgaTACTAACGTCGAAATTCGCCTCAGTATCGATATGgaatcgatgtggcatcgatgctgatggttgccCTATGTATGCGATTCAAtttcgatgtaatatcgatgccatatcgacgctgaaccaaatcaacatatatgacATTGATTCAACATCGATACACCATTGATATTACATCGAAAATATCATCTAATTTAGATGTTCGCATTAGCATCGACATGgaatcgatggagcatcgatgtaccatcgattttggaaATCCCAGATCCGAAGAACAGTTCAAAAATTGTAGAAAAAAATACAAACTCAACTGCAGAACAGTTTGAATCTAATATCTAACCATGACATTTCATATTCATAAGTAAATTAAAGAAATGATACTTACCT is a window of Humulus lupulus chromosome 4, drHumLupu1.1, whole genome shotgun sequence DNA encoding:
- the LOC133831963 gene encoding uncharacterized protein LOC133831963; the protein is MTSNYAESFNNKTRDARSFPITTFVEFIRLTLQSWFCDRRETSEKTTTTLAPTYEKNLVDMAEKARFLIPYAIGRHEFHVLDGELNGEVDLLNKTCTCSVFQIIGISCAHALSGSLKRGVNFYSLCSDYYKIETWMSSYTESIYPTGNEEEWIVPHDIMTITVRTPAQKNPVGSPKKKQGRPKTKRHPSNGDKLVVPRKCSTCGGLGHNRATCKVRV